In Cytophagales bacterium, the following are encoded in one genomic region:
- a CDS encoding histidine kinase dimerization/phosphoacceptor domain -containing protein, translated as MLRTLDLIKRFLFYVCCFCLMTQAIGQANVDSLLMVLDESAEPRQRATLANEISRALAFRNADSARYFAKMAIEEAMSLEDKEPLAKGYYNLGLAFHVQNQFDSAASNYRKSLEYREYIEDKSLLAGLSNNLGAIYGQKGSFEKALIYYLESLDLKLESGNYRAAATTLNNIGIIKFDQELYDEALVYYQRAIKLDKQEGNKMGMARSTGNVGLTFLEMEVYDSALFYYRLAYDIINPEDVNCLKMYTTNGLGQTYFARYELTEAETYAKMALSEAQGCSDPVIQSSASTLLGRIALARRNYATAEALLLEGHRIAEENDMRQELSEVKEVLYDFYKERGQTRKSLYYLESLMQLKDSLFNEGLTKKLVTLELNHAFQQEKDSINFHVEQEKVALESEIKRRNILIVATGIALLLAMGIVWMYRRANGLKQEANQLLSEKNKVVTDALAQKEELFKEMHHRVKNNLQIVSSLLSVQARLLKDDKAVNAMKETKARVISMALVHQHLYQQKSDKHVNVETYLESLIDSINQSFGSNLRAINIVMSIDRFQLDSDRAINLGFIFNELITNAYKHAFPEDYRGKPRIDIKLKKRTEDIQLLISDNGVGLKEEIASKSYGMNLIASITSRMDGHLKYSNGVGTTISLSFPFVNS; from the coding sequence ATGTTGAGAACCCTGGATCTGATCAAACGATTCCTGTTTTACGTATGCTGCTTTTGCTTGATGACCCAAGCCATCGGGCAAGCTAATGTCGATAGTTTGTTGATGGTACTGGATGAAAGTGCTGAACCACGGCAACGTGCCACGCTGGCCAATGAAATTTCTCGTGCCCTGGCTTTTAGGAACGCCGATTCGGCCCGTTATTTTGCTAAGATGGCGATCGAAGAAGCCATGTCCTTAGAAGATAAGGAGCCGTTAGCCAAAGGTTATTACAATCTGGGACTTGCTTTTCATGTGCAAAATCAGTTTGATTCCGCAGCGTCGAATTACCGGAAATCTCTGGAGTATAGGGAATACATAGAAGACAAAAGTTTGCTGGCGGGTCTTTCAAATAATTTAGGGGCCATTTATGGACAAAAGGGGAGTTTTGAAAAAGCACTCATCTACTATCTGGAGTCATTGGACCTGAAATTGGAGTCGGGAAACTATCGTGCAGCAGCCACCACACTCAACAATATTGGGATCATCAAGTTCGACCAGGAATTGTATGATGAAGCACTTGTCTATTACCAGCGGGCGATCAAACTCGATAAGCAGGAAGGAAATAAAATGGGAATGGCACGCTCGACCGGTAATGTTGGTTTGACTTTCCTGGAAATGGAAGTGTATGATAGTGCATTGTTTTACTATCGCCTTGCTTACGACATCATCAATCCAGAGGATGTGAATTGTCTGAAAATGTACACTACCAATGGGTTGGGGCAGACCTACTTTGCTCGCTACGAATTGACGGAAGCGGAGACCTATGCGAAGATGGCCTTATCAGAGGCTCAGGGATGTTCGGACCCGGTCATACAATCATCTGCTTCGACGCTACTGGGTAGGATTGCTTTGGCTCGAAGAAACTACGCCACTGCTGAAGCACTTTTATTAGAGGGTCACAGAATTGCGGAAGAAAATGATATGCGGCAAGAACTTTCGGAAGTAAAAGAAGTCCTGTACGATTTCTATAAAGAACGTGGCCAAACCCGGAAATCCTTGTATTACCTAGAATCTTTGATGCAACTCAAGGATAGTCTTTTCAATGAAGGCCTGACCAAGAAGTTGGTCACCCTGGAGCTAAATCATGCCTTTCAGCAAGAAAAAGATTCCATCAATTTTCACGTAGAGCAGGAAAAAGTCGCATTAGAATCGGAAATCAAACGACGTAACATCCTCATTGTGGCTACAGGTATTGCCTTACTGCTAGCCATGGGGATTGTGTGGATGTACCGACGTGCAAATGGCCTGAAACAAGAGGCCAATCAACTGTTAAGTGAAAAGAACAAGGTGGTTACTGACGCATTGGCCCAAAAAGAAGAGCTGTTTAAGGAAATGCACCATCGCGTAAAAAATAACCTGCAGATCGTATCGAGTCTTCTCAGTGTACAGGCACGATTGCTTAAAGATGACAAAGCAGTAAATGCCATGAAGGAAACCAAGGCAAGGGTCATTTCCATGGCGTTGGTTCACCAGCATTTGTACCAGCAAAAAAGTGATAAGCATGTAAATGTTGAAACCTACCTTGAATCACTGATCGACTCGATCAATCAGAGCTTTGGGTCAAACTTACGTGCGATCAATATCGTGATGAGTATCGATCGGTTTCAACTGGACTCGGATCGTGCCATCAACCTGGGCTTCATCTTCAATGAACTCATCACCAACGCGTATAAACATGCCTTCCCTGAAGATTACAGAGGTAAACCCCGGATTGATATCAAACTCAAGAAAAGAACCGAAGATATTCAGTTATTGATCTCTGATAATGGGGTAGGACTGAAGGAGGAAATCGCTTCTAAATCATATGGGATGAACTTGATTGCTTCCATTACTTCCCGGATGGATGGGCATTTGAAGTATAGCAATGGTGTGGGAACTACTATTTCTCTCAGCTTTCCGTTTGTGAA